One window from the genome of Rhea pennata isolate bPtePen1 chromosome 16, bPtePen1.pri, whole genome shotgun sequence encodes:
- the DLGAP4 gene encoding disks large-associated protein 4 isoform X5: MALCLELLKQCSSCLVAYKKTPPPVPPRTTSKPFISVTVQSSTESAQDTYLDSQDHKSEVTSQSGLSNSSDSLDSTKTPSVTRGSVVTPARETPDLPQKNATLKSDKGTLTSEEPKVENIPKRKLSSIGIQVDCLQPVVKEEPPPPVTKFQSIGVQVEDEWRSSHSRSMSSKQDTDSDTQEPNNSSCKSSERSLAECPQHNNSVSVDASTRQPAKPSQIKRNLSYGDNNDPALEPSSLPPPDPWLETSSTSPSEPTQPGACRRDGYWFLKLLQAETERLEGWCRQMDQETKENNLSEEVLGKVLSAVGSAQLLMSQKFQQFHGLCEQNLNPNANPRPTAQDLAGFWDLLQLSIEDISMKFDELYHLKANSWQLAETPERKEEKKPPPPVPKKPAKSKTQLNRDKTSDSDKQRQEARKRLMAAKRAASVRQNSATESADSIEIYVPEAQTRL; encoded by the exons GTTCATCATGCCTAGTGGCATATAAAAAGACTCCACCTCCTGTCCCACCTCGGACCACATCAAAGCCGTTCATCTCTGTCACTGTACAGAGCAGCACTGAATCGGCGCAAGACACCTACCTGGATAGCCAGGACCACAAGAGTGAGGTGACCAGCCAGTCAGGACTGAGCAATTCTTCAGACAGCTTGGACAGTACCAAGACACCCAGCGTGACGAGAGGCAGTGTTGTGACTCCAGCTAGAGAGACTCCAGATTTACCccagaaaaatgcaacattGAAGAGTGACAAAGGAACTCTGACTAGTGAAGAGCCTAAAGTGGAGAACATTCCTAAAAGAAAGCTGTCATCTATAGGAATACAA GTTGACTGCCTTCAGCCAGTGGTAAAAGAGGAGCCTCCTCCGCCAGTCACCAAATTCCAGTCCATCGGGGTACAGGTAGAGGACGAGTGGCG AAGCAGCCACTCTCGCAGCATGTCCTCCAAACAGGACACAGACTCTGACACACAAGAACCTAATAACTCTAGCTGTAAATCATCTGAGAGAAGCCTTGCTGAGTGCCCGCAGCACAATAACTCTGTTAGTGTTGATGCCAGTACCAGGCAACCAGCCAAGCCCTCACAGATTAAGAGAAACCTCTCCTATGGAGATAACAATGACCCAGCCCTGGagccttcctctctccctcctcctgaCCCTTGGCTTGAGACTTCCTCCACCTCACCATCAGAACCCACACAACCAGGAGCCTGCCGGCGGGATGGGTACTGGTTTCTGAAGCTGCTGCAGGCAGAAACTGAGCGGTTAGAAGGGTGGTGCCGTCAGATGGACCAGGAGACCAAAGAGAACAATCTCTCTGAAGAAG TCTTAGGAAAAGTCCTCAGTGCAGTGGGCAGTGCGCAGTTACTAATGTCGCAGAAGTTCCAGCAATTCCATGGACTCTGTGAACAAAACTTG AACCCTAATGCCAATCCCAGACCCACAGCCCAGGACCTAGCTGGGTTTTGGGATCTCCTGCAGTTGTCCATCGAAGACATCAGCATGAAATTTGATGAGCTGTACCACCTGAAGGCTAACAGCTGGCAGTTGGCAGAGACACCGGAGAGAAAG gaagagaagaaaccACCCCCTCCAGTGCCAAAGAAGCCAGCCAAGTCCAAAACCCAACTTAACCGGGACAAAACCTCTGATTCAGACAAGCAACGCCAGGAAGCTCGCAAGCGTCTCATGGCAGCCAAGCGGGCTGCCTCTGTCCGGCAGAACTCGGCCACGGAGAGCGCAGACAGCATCGAGATCTACGTCCCCGAGGCACAGACCCGCCTTtga